The Halotia branconii CENA392 region CGGCTTCGTAAATGTTCGCTAAACCCGCTTCAAACTGACCAAAAATCACTGCTAAGAAAATAGCTCCTGAAGCCACAAACATATTCCAGAAACTGACCTCAAACAAACGCACATTGCGAGTGAAATAGCCTACAACGTCGCAGAAAAAAGAAAAAAATACCATCGCAATGACAAAGTGAACGATGATTGGATGTATAGGGTCAGGGTATGGTAAATTTTGGTTATTCAAAGACAGAGTAGGCATTATTTTTTCCTTGATTGAGTCTAACTAAATATTTATCTTATATAGAATTTTTATCCGTTTAATGCATTCTTCCTTATTTTTTAAATGTACTGTTGTCTTAGGAGTCTATCAAGCAATTAAACTTAAGATCATTCAGATATTTTTTGAAATAAAAAGCTTTTTCCATATTTACATTTTTTAGTAACTATTTTTATTGTTTCGCAGAAGTTACTAAACTAAACATTATTGCAATTTACTATTAAACTCAACTTAAATTTACATTTCTGAAAAACAGAAAATGGTTGATTTTAATAATAGTTGGTTATTTAACCTGACTAAATGTTATCAGAAACTTTAAACGTGGCTAAAAAAATCTTAATGTCTTACATTATTCTCTTTTTTCTATCATTTTAGATTGATGAACTCAATATTTTATTTTAACTAATAACTCAACTGTTATGAATATACTATAAGTCTTAATTGAGATTGATATAAGTCTTTAAATTAAATTTTACAAATCTTAAAAACCAAGACATACTGTTGTCACACAAATGACAAATAATTGAAATATTGATTAGTCAAACAATATACTGTTTATCTTTCTCTGGATAGATTAGGTAAATACTGTGTATTTCCTAAAATAGTAAAAATTTTTGATTTATTAAGTCAAAAAATTACCATTTTGATCATCTAAAATTGTCAAGTTAATTTGACACCCAAAAAATCAGAATATTATGCAAGTCTTCAGCTACTCACAACGAATACAAGTTTTAAAAATATCGAAAGTATTATGAGCTATTCTCCTTACCTGCTCAAAGGTCAAAAAGCACTTGTAACGGGTGCTAGTTCTGGTATTGGTGAAGCGATCGCTCGCCATTTAGCTGCATCAGGTGCAGCAGTAGCTATTAACTATCATTCTGAAGCTGAAGAAGCTCAAAAAATTGTCGATGATATCAAAGTTGCCAATGGAGAAGCTATTTCCATCCAAGCCGATGTCAGCAAAGAAGACCAAGTAAAGGCAATGTTTAGCCAGACTCTTAAACAATTTGGCACTATTGACATTTTGGTGAACAATGCCGGTCTACAAAAAGATTCACCCTTTATAGAGATGAGCCTTGACCAATGGAATGCAGTTATTGGGGTGAACTTAACAGGACAATTTTTGTGTGCGCGAGAAGCTGCAAAGGAGTTCTTACGTCGAGGTGTAAAGCCTGATATTTCATGCGCGGCAGGTAAAATTATTTGTATCAGTTCCGTGCATGAAATCATTCCTTGGGCTGGTCATGTTAATTATGCTACTAGTAAGGGTGGCATAAATATGATGATGCGAAGTATTGCCCAAGAACTCGCCCCCCATAAAATTCGCGTCAATAGTATTGCCCCTGGGGCGATCAAAACCCCAATTAATAAATCAGCTTGGGAGACTCCAGAAGCTGAGGCGAAGTTATTAAAACTGATTCCAGCAAAACGGGTAGGAAATGTAGAAGATATCGCCAAAGCAGCAGTTTGGTTGGCTTCTGATGACTCTGATTATGTCAACGGTGAAACACTGTTTGTAGACGGTGGTATGACCTTATATCCAGGTTTTACACAAAATGGTTAATTTCGGTTACAAGATCCCCGACTTCTAACAGAAGTCGGGGATCTGAGTATGACAATATCCTGCCTCTTATGCCCACAAAAGTTACTGTTAATTCTAATCTGATCACAATTAACGATGGTTCTTCGTTTTTAGTCACAGCTAGCGATGGTTCCATTGACGATAATCAAGCTCAAGGCTTTTTTGTTTGTGATACACGCTTAATTTCTTACTACGAAATTTCTCTCAATCGTTATCCACTTGTATTGCTAGCTTCTAGTAACATCACC contains the following coding sequences:
- a CDS encoding DUF2231 domain-containing protein, whose protein sequence is MPTLSLNNQNLPYPDPIHPIIVHFVIAMVFFSFFCDVVGYFTRNVRLFEVSFWNMFVASGAIFLAVIFGQFEAGLANIYEAAQSTLNFHTVLGWSLAALVVGITAWRLVIRNSNPLKIPPAYLGVSTFLVCLVFLQLYLGSKLFWVYGFHVKPVVEAMKQGV
- a CDS encoding SDR family oxidoreductase, coding for MSYSPYLLKGQKALVTGASSGIGEAIARHLAASGAAVAINYHSEAEEAQKIVDDIKVANGEAISIQADVSKEDQVKAMFSQTLKQFGTIDILVNNAGLQKDSPFIEMSLDQWNAVIGVNLTGQFLCAREAAKEFLRRGVKPDISCAAGKIICISSVHEIIPWAGHVNYATSKGGINMMMRSIAQELAPHKIRVNSIAPGAIKTPINKSAWETPEAEAKLLKLIPAKRVGNVEDIAKAAVWLASDDSDYVNGETLFVDGGMTLYPGFTQNG